In Aspergillus fumigatus Af293 chromosome 2, whole genome shotgun sequence, a genomic segment contains:
- a CDS encoding carbamoyl-phosphate synthase (glutamine-hydrolyzing) CPA2 gives MVLAARCGQATSSILRQRCLTESRRSAFALRPFSAQTTARSTASGLRLQQKVASPLRSQQLRSFSSALRRLASQANNPPSADSYLASGVVKPGSNLVDVKKVLVIGSGGLSIGQAGEFDYSGSQALKALKEAGVKSVLINPNIATIQTDHKLADEVYYLPVTPEYVTHVIERERPDGIFLSFGGQTALNLGVQMNRMGIFERYGVRVLGTSIRTLETSEDRDLFAQALKEINIPIAESIAVNTVDEALKAAESVGYPIIVRSAYALGGLGSGFAENPEELKNLASRSLTLAPQILVEKSLKGWKEVEYEVVRDAANNCITVCNMENFDPLGIHTGDSIVVAPSQTLSDEEYHMLRTAAIKIVRHLGVVGECNVQYALQPDGLDYRVIEVNARLSRSSALASKATGYPLAYTAAKIGLGHTLPELPNAVTKTTTANFEPSLDYIVTKIPRWDLSKFQHVKRDIGSAMKSVGEVMAIGRTFEESFQKAIRQVDPRFVGFQGDKFENLDEALKNPTDRRWLAVGQAMLHENYSVDKVHELTKIDKWFLYKLQNIVDCNNELKEIGSLFGIQKEMMLKAKKLGFSDKQIALLVGSTEDDVRARRKSFGIRPWVKKIDTLAAEFPADTNYLYTTYNATSHDVTFDDHGIIILGSGVYRIGSSVEFDWCAVNATLSLRNMGKKTVMINYNPETYSTDFDTADKLYFEELSYERVMDIYELESASGVVVSVGGQLPQNIALRLQETGGAHVLGTDPQDIDKAEDRHKFSQILDSIGVDQPAWKELTSVAEAERFAESVGYPVLVRPSYVLSGAAMSVIYSGDELKEKLLNASAVSPDHPVVITKFIEGAQEIDIDAVASNGKLLLHAVSEHVEPAGVHSGDATLVLPPASLDEKVMGRVKEIAEKVAKAWNITGPFNMQIIKADQEGAEPQLKVIECNLRASRSFPFVSKVLGTNFIDVATKALVGRDVPEPVDLMTEKRDYLATKVPQFSWTRLAGADPFLGVEMASTGEIACFGKDLVEAYWASLQSTMNFRVPEPGEGILLGGDINNPALAQIVDYLNPLGYKFFAASPEVQAHLQSATKDKVSVQVIEFPKEDKRALREVFQKYDIRGCFNLAKTRGKTLLDEDYVMRRNAVDFGVPLFMETKTALLFAQAMNAKLPRPDGIPREVRSWSEFAGRKLV, from the exons ATGGTCCTCGCCGCTCGTTGCGGGCAGGCTACGTCCTCCATTCTGCGTCAGCGATGTCTGACTGAAAGCCGCCGTTCCGCTTTCGCTTTGCGCCCCTTCTCCGCTCAGACTACGGCCCGGTCGACGGCGTCGGGTCTGCGATTGCAGCAGAAGGTTGCGTCGCCATTGCGATCTCAACAGCTccgttccttctccagtgccCTTCGTCGCTTGGCCTCTCAGGCAAACAACCCTCCCTCTGCCGACAGCTACCTTGCCAGCGGAGTTGTCAAGCCCGGTAGCAATCTGGTCGATGTCAAGAAGGTCCTTGTCATTGGTAGTGGTGGTTTGAGTATTGGACAGGCTGGAGAGTTCGACTATTCTG GTTCTCAGGCCCTCAAGGCTCTCAAGGAGGCCGGTGTCAAGTCCGTCCTGATCAATCCCAACATCGCGACTATCCAAACCGATCACAAGCTCGCCGATGAGGTGTACTATCTCCCCGTTACCCCCGAATATGTGACTCACGTTATTGAGCGAGAACGCCCCGACGGCATCTTCCTGTCGTTCGGTGGTCAGACTGCCCTGAACCTTGGTGTACAAATGAACCGCATGGGCATCTTTGAGCGCTACGGTGTCAGAGTTCTGGGAACAAGCATCAGGACCCTCGAGACTAGTGAGGACCGTGACCTGTTCGCCCAGGCTCTGAAGGAGATCAACATCCCCATTGCCGAGTCCATCGCCGTCAACACTGTTGACGAGGCTCTGAAGGCCGCCGAATCAGTTGGCTACCCTATCATTGTCCGTTCGGCTTACGCGCTTGGAGGTCTGGGTTCCGGTTTCGCTGAGAATCctgaggagctgaagaatTTGGCTTCTCGTTCCCTGACCCTTGCTCCCCAGATCCTGGTCGAGAAGTCCCTCAAGGGCTGGAAGGAGGTCGAGTACGAAGTCGTCCGTGATGCCGCCAACAACTGTATCACTGTCTGCAACATGGAGAACTTTGACCCCCTGGGTATCCATACCGGTGACAGTATTGTCGTTGCTCCCAGTCAGACCCTTTCTGATGAAGAGTACCACATGCTCCGTACCGCTGCCATCAAGATCGTCCGCCACCTCGGTGTTGTTGGTGAATGTAACGTGCAGTACGCTCTGCAACCTGATGGACTTGACTATCGTGTCATTGAAGTCAATGCACGTCTCTCTCGTTCGTCTGCTCTGGCTTCCAAGGCTACCGGTTACCCTCTGGCCTACACTGCTGCGAAGATTGGCCTGGGACACACTCTCCCTGAACTTCCCAATGCGGTTACCAAGACCACTACCGCCAACTTTGAGCCTAGTCTCGACTACATTGTCACCAAGATTCCCCGGTGGGATCTGAGCAAGTTCCAGCACGTCAAGCGGGACATTGGCAGTGCCATGAAGTCTGTCGGTGAGGTCATGGCCATCGGTCGTACCTTTGAGGAGTCGTTCCAGAAGGCTATTCGCCAGGTCGATCCTCGCTTCGTAGGTTTCCAGGGTGACAAATTTGAGAACCTGGATGAGGCCCTGAAGAACCCCACTGATCGCCGCTGGTTGGCCGTTGGTCAGGCTATGCTTCACGAGAACTATTCGGTTGACAAGGTTCACGAGCTGACCAAAATCGACAAGTGGTTCCTCTACAAGCTCCAGAACATTGTCGATTGCAACAATGAACTCAAGGAGATTGGCAGCCTGTTTGGCATCCAGAAGGAGATGATGCTGAAGGCCAAGAAACTTGGTTTCTCTGACAAGCAGATCGCTCTCCTCGTTGGTTCCACCGAGGATGATGTCCGCGCTCGCCGAAAGAGCTTCGGCATCCGACCCTGGGTCAAGAAGATTGATACTCTGGCCGCTGAGTTCCCCGCTGATACCAACTACCTCTACACCACCTATAACGCTACCTCCCACGACGTCACTTTCGATGACCACGGCATCATCATTCTGGGAAGTGGTGTCTACCGTATTGGAAGCTCTGTCGAGTTCGATTGGTGTGCGGTCAACGCCACCCTGTCTCTGAGGAACATGGGCAAGAAGACTGTTATGATCAACTACAACCCTGAGACATACTCCACCGACTTCGACACCGCTGACAAGCTCTACTTTGAGGAACTCAGCTACGAGCGTGTCATGGATATCTACGAACTCGAGAGTGCCAGCGGTGTTGTCGTGTCCGTCGGTGGTCAGCTGCCCCAGAACATCGCCCTCCGCTTGCAGGAGACTGGCGGTGCCCACGTTCTTGGTACCGATCCTCAGGATATCGACAAAGCTGAGGACAGACACAAGTTCTCTCAGATCCTGGACAGCATCGGTGTGGATCAGCCTGCTTGGAAAGAGCTCACGTCGGTTGCCGAGGCCGAGCGCTTCGCTGAGTCTGTCGGTTACCCTGTCTTGGTCCGTCCCAGTTACGTCTTGTCTGGTGCTGCCATGAGTGTTATCTACAGTGGTGACgagctcaaggagaagcttCTCAACGCCAGCGCTGTCTCTCCCGATCACCCCGTCGTCATCACCAAGTTCATCGAGGGTGCTCAGGAGATTGATATCGATGCTGTTGCCTCCAACGGcaagctcctcctgcacGCCGTCAGCGAGCATGTCGAGCCCGCTGGGGTGCACTCTGGCGATGCTACTCTGGTCCTCCCTCCTGCTTCTCTGGATGAGAAGGTCATGGGTCGTGTCAAGGAGATTGCTGAGAAGGTTGCCAAGGCCTGGAATATCACCGGTCCCTTCAACATGCAGATCATCAAGGCCGACCAGGAAGGTGCTGAGCCCCAGCTGAAGGTCATCGAGTGCAACCTTCGTGCCTCTCGTTCCTTCCCCTTCGTCAGCAAGGTCCTGGGAACCAATTTCATCGACGTTGCTACCAAAGCTCTTGTTGGCCGCGATGTGCCTGAGCCCGTGGATCTCATGACTGAGAAGCGTGACTACCTCGCTACGAAGGTGCCCCAGTTCAGCTGGACTCGTCTTGCCGGTGCCGATCCTTTCCTCGGTGTTGAGATGGCCAGCACCGGTGAGATTGCTTGCTTCGGCAAGGATCTGGTTGAGGCCTACTGGGCTTCTCTCCAGTCCACCATGAACTTCCGCGTGCCCGAGCCCGGCGAGGGTATCCTGCTCGGCGGTGACATCAACAACCCTGCTTTGGCTCAGATTGTTGACTACCTCAACCCTCTCGGCTACAAGTTCTTTGCTGCTAGCCCTGAGGTCCAGGCTCACCTACAGTCCGCTACCAAGGACAAGGTCTCCGTGCAGGTGATCGAGTTCCCcaaggaggacaagagagCTCTCCGTGAGGTGTTCCAGAAGTACGACATTCGCGGTTGCTTCAACCTTGCCAAGACACGTGGCAAGACCCTCCTGGATGAGGACTATGTTATGAGACGTAACGCCGTTGACTTCGGCGTCCCTCTGTTCATGGAGACCAAG